The following are encoded in a window of Streptomyces sp. Go-475 genomic DNA:
- the mgrA gene encoding L-glyceraldehyde 3-phosphate reductase: MYTAHPDRYADMPYRRTGRSGLKLPALSLGLWHNFGPDRPVETQRAILRRAFDLGVTHFDLANNYGPPPGAAESAFGEFLKSDFARYRDELVISTKAGYLMWPGPYGEWGSRKYLLSSLDQSLSRMGLDYVDIFYSHRPDPDTPLEETMGALHSAVQQGKALYVGVSNYSAEQTREAARILGELGTPLLIHQPRYSMLDRRPEDEGLLDALDELQVGSIVFSPLEQGLLSARYLDGIPEDSRAASDSPFLKSDAVTEELVARLRDLNDIAKGRGQTLAQMALAWVLRGGRVTSALVGASSPQQVEDSVGAIGNLDFDAEELARIDAIVRQ, from the coding sequence TTGTACACCGCACACCCCGACCGCTACGCGGACATGCCCTACCGGCGCACCGGACGCAGCGGCCTGAAGCTCCCCGCGCTCTCGCTCGGCCTGTGGCACAACTTCGGCCCGGACCGGCCCGTCGAGACCCAGCGCGCCATCCTGCGCCGCGCCTTCGACCTCGGCGTCACCCACTTCGACCTCGCCAACAACTACGGCCCGCCGCCCGGCGCCGCCGAGTCCGCCTTCGGCGAGTTCCTGAAGTCGGACTTCGCGCGCTACCGCGACGAGCTGGTCATCTCCACCAAGGCCGGCTACCTGATGTGGCCCGGCCCGTACGGCGAGTGGGGCTCGCGCAAGTACCTGCTGTCGTCGCTGGACCAGAGCCTGAGCCGGATGGGCCTGGACTACGTCGACATCTTCTACTCGCACCGCCCCGACCCGGACACTCCGCTGGAGGAGACGATGGGCGCCCTGCACTCGGCGGTGCAGCAGGGCAAGGCGCTGTACGTCGGTGTCTCCAACTACTCCGCGGAGCAGACCCGCGAGGCCGCCCGCATCCTGGGCGAGCTGGGCACCCCGCTCCTCATCCACCAGCCGCGCTACTCGATGCTGGACCGCCGCCCCGAGGACGAGGGCCTGCTGGACGCCCTCGACGAGCTCCAGGTCGGCTCCATCGTCTTCTCCCCGCTGGAGCAGGGCCTGCTCTCCGCCCGCTACCTCGACGGCATCCCCGAGGACTCCCGGGCCGCGAGCGACAGCCCGTTCCTGAAGTCCGACGCCGTCACCGAGGAGCTGGTGGCCCGGCTGCGCGACCTGAACGACATCGCGAAGGGGCGCGGCCAGACCCTGGCCCAGATGGCGCTGGCCTGGGTGCTGCGCGGCGGCCGGGTCACCTCGGCGCTGGTCGGCGCGAGCAGCCCGCAGCAGGTCGAGGACAGCGTCGGAGCCATCGGCAACCTCGACTTCGACGCGGAGGAGCTGGCCCGCATCGACGCCATCGTCCGCCAGTAG
- a CDS encoding DUF664 domain-containing protein: protein MHAKDILIDGYNRIQEEVHATVEGLGPDELAARPSPDTNSIAWLIWHLTRVQDDHIADAFGLDQVWLTQDWEKRFGLGLPRHDTGYGHSPAKVAKVRVDSGDLLTGYYDAVHAQSLDALRGLAAKDLERIVDERWDPPVSLGVRLVSVLSDDLQHVGQAAYLKGLLQSTAA, encoded by the coding sequence ATGCATGCGAAGGACATCCTCATCGACGGCTACAACCGCATCCAGGAAGAAGTCCACGCCACCGTCGAGGGGCTCGGGCCCGACGAACTGGCCGCCCGCCCCTCCCCCGACACCAACTCCATCGCCTGGCTGATCTGGCACCTCACCCGCGTCCAGGACGACCACATCGCCGACGCCTTCGGCCTGGACCAGGTGTGGCTGACCCAGGACTGGGAGAAACGCTTCGGCCTGGGCCTGCCCCGCCACGACACGGGCTACGGCCACAGCCCCGCCAAGGTCGCCAAGGTCAGGGTCGACTCCGGCGACCTGCTGACCGGCTACTACGACGCCGTGCACGCGCAGAGCCTGGACGCCCTGCGCGGCCTGGCCGCCAAGGACCTGGAGCGCATCGTCGACGAGCGCTGGGACCCGCCGGTCAGCCTGGGCGTACGGCTGGTCAGCGTCCTGTCCGACGATCTCCAGCACGTCGGACAGGCCGCCTACCTCAAGGGACTGCTTCAGAGCACGGCCGCGTAG
- a CDS encoding LysR substrate-binding domain-containing protein gives MELRHLQHFVAVAEDQHFTRAAERLLVSQSGLSASIRALERELQTPLFVRTTRRVTLTPAGRALLGEAERILAQVRAAHEAVAAVQGVLRGMLALGSEQCIAGVHVAGLLAAFRHRHPDVEICLRQAGSGALAEEVAAGRLDLAFAVRTQEDSDQLRSVPLTSEPMTLLCHASHRLAAAGAAVTPEELGGEVFVDFHPDWGPRRTTDAVFAAAGVRRTVALEVNDVHTLLDLVDENLGVAVVPRHFAHKRASLTALPVKGTGEAVYETVALLPPRQATSPAARALMELLETTGA, from the coding sequence ATGGAACTGCGCCACTTGCAGCATTTCGTCGCGGTCGCCGAGGACCAGCACTTCACCCGGGCGGCCGAACGCCTCCTGGTGTCCCAGTCGGGCCTGTCGGCCTCGATCCGGGCGCTGGAGCGGGAGCTGCAGACGCCGCTGTTCGTGCGCACGACCCGGAGGGTGACGCTCACCCCGGCCGGGCGGGCGCTGCTCGGCGAGGCGGAGCGGATCCTGGCGCAGGTGCGCGCGGCCCACGAGGCGGTGGCGGCGGTGCAGGGCGTGCTGCGCGGCATGCTCGCGCTCGGCAGCGAGCAGTGCATCGCCGGGGTGCATGTGGCGGGGCTGCTCGCCGCGTTCCGGCACCGCCATCCGGACGTGGAGATCTGCCTGCGGCAGGCCGGGTCGGGCGCGCTGGCGGAGGAGGTCGCGGCCGGGCGGCTCGACCTGGCGTTCGCCGTGCGGACCCAGGAGGACAGCGACCAGTTGCGGTCGGTGCCGCTGACCAGCGAGCCGATGACCCTGCTGTGCCATGCCAGTCACCGGCTCGCCGCCGCGGGCGCGGCCGTGACGCCGGAGGAACTGGGCGGGGAGGTGTTCGTCGACTTCCACCCGGACTGGGGTCCGCGCCGCACCACCGACGCGGTGTTCGCCGCCGCGGGCGTACGGCGGACCGTGGCCCTGGAGGTGAACGACGTGCACACACTGCTCGACCTGGTCGACGAGAACCTCGGCGTCGCCGTCGTGCCGCGGCACTTCGCGCACAAGCGCGCCTCGCTGACCGCGCTGCCCGTGAAGGGCACCGGCGAGGCGGTCTACGAGACGGTGGCGCTGCTGCCGCCCCGGCAGGCCACCAGCCCGGCGGCCCGCGCACTGATGGAGCTGCTGGAGACCACCGGCGCGTGA
- a CDS encoding adenosine deaminase produces the protein MTATRVDTEVIRRLPKAVLHDHLDGGLRPATVVELAAAVGHTLPTTDPDELAAWYYEAANSGDLVRYIATFEHTLAVMQTREGLLRTAEEYVLDLAADGVVYGEVRYAPELNTKGGLTMAEVVETVQEGLAAGMAKAAAAGTPVRVGTLLCGMRMFDRVREAADLAVAFRDAGVVGFDIAGAEDGFPPADHLAAFEHLRRENVPFTIHAGEAHGLPSIHQALQVCGAQRIGHGVRITDDIPDLAAGKLGRLAGWVRDRRIALEMCPTSNLQTGAATSIAEHPITALKDLGFRVTLNTDNRLVSGTTMTREMALLVEEAGWTVEDLRTVTVNALKSAFLPFDERNALIRDVVLPGYAAVL, from the coding sequence CACCGTCGTGGAACTCGCGGCCGCGGTCGGCCACACCCTGCCCACCACCGACCCCGACGAACTCGCCGCCTGGTACTACGAGGCCGCCAACTCCGGCGACCTGGTGCGCTACATCGCCACCTTCGAGCACACCCTCGCCGTCATGCAGACCCGCGAGGGCCTGCTGCGCACCGCCGAGGAGTACGTGCTCGACCTCGCCGCCGACGGCGTCGTCTACGGCGAGGTGCGCTACGCCCCCGAGCTGAACACCAAGGGCGGGCTGACCATGGCCGAGGTCGTGGAGACCGTTCAGGAGGGCCTGGCGGCGGGCATGGCCAAGGCGGCCGCCGCCGGCACGCCGGTGCGGGTCGGCACCCTGCTGTGCGGGATGCGGATGTTCGACCGGGTGCGCGAGGCCGCCGACCTGGCCGTGGCGTTCCGGGACGCGGGTGTCGTCGGCTTCGACATCGCCGGCGCCGAGGACGGCTTCCCGCCCGCCGACCACCTCGCTGCCTTCGAGCACCTGCGCCGCGAGAACGTGCCGTTCACCATCCACGCGGGCGAGGCCCACGGTCTGCCCAGCATCCACCAGGCGCTCCAGGTCTGCGGCGCCCAGCGCATCGGGCACGGCGTGCGCATCACCGACGACATCCCCGACCTCGCGGCGGGCAAGCTCGGCCGGCTCGCGGGCTGGGTGCGCGACCGGCGCATCGCCCTGGAGATGTGCCCGACGTCCAACCTGCAGACGGGCGCCGCGACCTCCATCGCCGAGCACCCGATCACCGCGCTGAAGGACCTCGGCTTCCGCGTCACTCTCAACACCGACAACCGGCTGGTGTCGGGCACGACGATGACCCGCGAGATGGCGCTGCTGGTGGAGGAGGCGGGCTGGACCGTGGAGGACCTGCGCACCGTCACCGTGAACGCCCTGAAGAGCGCGTTCCTGCCGTTCGACGAGCGGAACGCGCTCATCCGGGACGTCGTCCTGCCCGGCTACGCGGCCGTGCTCTGA